Genomic window (Macrobrachium nipponense isolate FS-2020 chromosome 35, ASM1510439v2, whole genome shotgun sequence):
tcgtgtattgtctttgatattatgtacaaaagaatttctatccttatcataaaaagaagaaaatgctagATGTATTCCAGACTTTTCACATCAGGCTCAAAACCAGGTATTTTATACGGTTTACCTAAGGTCCATAAAGAAGATTGTCCTTTAAGACCAATAATGTCTGCTATTGGTACATTTAATTACAAGTTAGCAAAATTTCTGGTACCTATTCTAACACCGATCACCTCCAACCAGTACAGTGTAAAGGACTCGtttacttttgtaaaagaaatttgtGAAGTGAATTATGAGCAATGTgtaatggccagttttgacattaaatctttgtttactaacatacccttaaaggaaacaattgaCATATGTGTTAACGATTTGTTTAAAGATGCcgataaaattgaaaagttttctaaacaacagtttcatcagttgtttaacaaggaggtatataaacaggtagacggcgtagcaatgggtaacCCATTAGGACCAACACTAGCCAATGCTTTCCTAGCTCATTATGACGAGGAATGGTGAATGAATGTCCCGAAGATTTTCAAACCTCTGATGTACaggcgatatgtcgatgacacattcttaatctttagatctagtaaccacatttcactgtttttagaatatttgaactcaaagcacagcaatatcgaattcacttcagaaaccgaggcagaaggaaagctggcctttcttgatatactaatcagccacagtgaaaacggatttatcacatctgtttataggaaaccgactttcacgggtttgaccaccaaaatgtccacatttattcctgttcagttcaagagaaatttgattacgaccttaacatcgagggcttttaatatatgttcaaattatgttaatatgaaacCCTAGAGTTTTCAATTTCATTCAAGCATGTGCTTATTTTTTGAACGGTTTTTAGCAAAAAAGTTTTACTGATACGTATATAGGAAGgagcttcaaaaaaaaattattacttccaaaactacaactgtcactgtcaacagagcagttatgtatttcccatcacgtttcttggaaataggtcctttaatgttaaaaaaagagtaaccaaaacttttgcatgaattctacccacaagtaaacattcgagtaatatttaagcctaaatctacattacaaaaattcttcaggttcaaggatgtgataccaactgaactgcagtcagctattgtgttataagtataagtgtcattgctgtagtgcaatgtacattgaaaatctaaacgacagttcagggttcgcatcttcgaacatctcggaagatctgttaggacaaataggccattaagcaaaccaccatttagtgccattcgtcaacactctgaagaatatgaccatcctatcaatgtagattccttttcagtccttacttgcagaaccaacgcaatggagctcggagtggttgagtctctatataccataagagataaaccctctctttgtaataatgaaaggtctgttgaattgctgtgtttttagatttttaggttttttctgctctctttgacaacaaacaatgtatttctctatattttaagattttgctgcgagtttaggttattatgtcttgtaattgtgtaattttatattttattttgcttcgttaattttaagtaactttatgtaattatgtaattttatcttattttgctttgttttaatgtaacttatattacgtcattgattttaattgtaaataatatttcattatagattgcccgatgacggaggaaaggtaaatctccgaaactagtcgcaaataaagatgctcttcattcaagccctggttttaatatttattattcgtctccgatttccacggaactcttctattgctgatatatatataatatatatatatatatatatatatatatatatatatgtatatataatgtccatatgtatacttatacttttatatatatggagagagagagagagagagagagagagagagagagagagaaagagagagagagagagagagaactgatggTCAAATGAGTTTACACAAGCAGAAAAGAGATGCATATAAGTCCTTTAATAATCATTTATTCATGGTTCAAAATTATTATACATGAAATGAAAGGGAATATTTAggattaaccatatatatatatatatatatatatatatatatatatatatatatatatatatatatatatatatatatatatatatatattatatatatatatatatatatatttatatatatatatttatatatatatatatatatatatatatatatatatatatatatatatatatatatatacgtatatacatgtctgtgtgtgtttgtgtattcccAAAAATTCCTGGACGTTGTTTTGTGAGAAGTATTGAGGAGTTTACGCTAAATTCGATagcatatttattgattttttgtttaattactcGCCTCCTTATCAAGCTGTGGCTATAGATATGTTATTTGTAAAAATGTCCATAAGGACATTTCACTGCGTTTCAGATTTATCGTAAATAATATTTGTATCTcctctgttaaagaaaaattttgtgaatattGGAACTTCAGACAGTATTAAGTATTTCTCCTCCAGTAAGGCTGCTTATGTATAAGGGCTTCATTCCCACACGAAAACTGCTTCAAAAGTTTCATGCAGAGCCGAGAAAGTCTTCAGATTGGTAGTATTATGAATTCCAATGAAAGGAGGAAACCACCGTCTGGAGTCGATCCAGGAGTCAGACTCCAGTTCTGGATCCTGAAGAATTGTTTGAATCTCAGTGGAAGATTCAACGAATAAGCTTAGCTCAAGGCTCTTCTAATGTATGCTATGaatatggccttattgtacaacctattgtttacttttgttgGACTAGTTGCTAGCTGGAAGCCAGCTACTAGAATTATGGAGGAAGCAGTTTCCTATTATACTGTTATACCAGAATCGGATTTCGACCTTGATATCCTCATAACGAAGATACCGAAACGAAAACCGATTTTGAAGTTTGACTGGACAACAGGAGTGACCgtagctgctgctgctggttgCGGTATTGCTGCTTCTGTTGCTATTTTTGCttataacaaatacaaaaatctCAAGAATCAGGCGAAACGGACGGAACAAGAATtagaaaaagagaaggaaaatgcTGTTGCAGAAAACAGGAAATTACGGACTTTGCTGGACGAGAGACAAAATGCAATCGAAGAAGCTGAAAGAAGGATGGACAAACTTGTAGCTCAAAATGAAGAGGAGATCCTCAAAAGGGACGAGCTGATAGAAGAATTGAAACTCGAAAATGAAGAAGTCAACGACCAGCTTGTCGAATTTATTCTACGGGAGTATGAGATTGAAATTCTACTTGAAGAGGAGCGGGAGAGAGGGACTGAAAAAGACTttcaaattgaagaattattaaaTGCCGAAGGAATTCTGAAACTGGAACACCAGGAACTGAATGACAAGCTAGAAGAATTGAAATTCGAAAAGGAAGTAATCAACGACCAGCTTGTCGAAGTTCTTCTTCGGGAGAATGAGATGGAAATTCTACTTGAAGAGGAGCGGGAGAGAGGGACTGAAAAGGACTttcaaattgaagaattattaagTGCCGAAGGAATTTTGAAACGGGAACAACAGGAACTAATCGACAAGCTAGAGAAAGCTCTCCTTCACGGGAAGGAGATGGAGACTTTACTCGCagaggaacaagagagagttgCCGAAAAGGAATGTCAAATTGAAGTATTATTAAATGCAGAAGGAATTTTGAAACGGACACAACAGGAACTAAGTGACAAGCTAGAGAAAGCTCTCCTTCACGGGAAGGAGATGGAGACTTTACTCGCagaggaacaagagagagttgCCGAAAAGGAATGTCAAATTGAAGTATTATTAAATGCAGAAGGAATTTTGAAACAGACACAACAGGAACTAAGTGACAAGCTAGAGAAAGCTCTCCTTCACGGGAAGGAGATGGAGACTTTACTTGCAGAGGAACAAAAGAGAGGTGCCGAAAAGGAATGTCATATTGAAGACTTATTAGAAATAGAACGAAATCTGCGATTGCAACAGCAAgaactaaagaaaataaatgcaaagcAGAGGGAGCAATTGTTGGAGGAATGGAAGGAGGTTGCTCTCCAACACGAGAAGGAGATAGAGAGTTTGTTGAACGAAgcaaaagaaaagcaaagaaacatgaacatcttgaaggaacagttgcagaagaaggataatcaaataaaaaaatcattactcCGAATTGAAAAACTGAAAGGTGAAATTCAAATGTTGGAACAAAAATTGGCAAGCACCCGGAAAGAAGGTGAGATGAGATATCTTGAGA
Coding sequences:
- the LOC135208332 gene encoding trichohyalin-like; this translates as MEEAVSYYTVIPESDFDLDILITKIPKRKPILKFDWTTGVTVAAAAGCGIAASVAIFAYNKYKNLKNQAKRTEQELEKEKENAVAENRKLRTLLDERQNAIEEAERRMDKLVAQNEEEILKRDELIEELKLENEEVNDQLVEFILREYEIEILLEEERERGTEKDFQIEELLNAEGILKLEHQELNDKLEELKFEKEVINDQLVEVLLRENEMEILLEEERERGTEKDFQIEELLSAEGILKREQQELIDKLEKALLHGKEMETLLAEEQERVAEKECQIEVLLNAEGILKRTQQELSDKLEKALLHGKEMETLLAEEQERVAEKECQIEVLLNAEGILKQTQQELSDKLEKALLHGKEMETLLAEEQKRGAEKECHIEDLLEIERNLRLQQQELKKINAKQREQLLEEWKEVALQHEKEIESLLNEAKEKQRNMNILKEQLQKKDNQIKKSLLRIEKLKGEIQMLEQKLASTRKEGEMRYLEMVQREKEQIEISLSWQMKFEESNNEVEILRQCEKDLREKVKDCERELENAAIQAKALENKVSLLEDKLKENYILLKDKEEEKREKDSEIKRLLEQERNLQDNLESALDKEQSLKRTLQYAQEEVVSLKKKESENWQEIQQLLEECEMLKEKCRLQEDFILKEEKRAREQRRLQEETLRNEDRYMLMTLLHGIAERNFHLEHIANEHGNENERDEEMFDHMLKRKEQQFCMAQQEKNYYLKEWGDLTQVLEDLLCENERVLEVRNTISDKNSEMIIPENKGT